TTATCATAATTAGTGGTTCGCACTCTTAAAGAAATCATTGCATTAGTCTTATAACCGAGCATGGACCAATTTATTTCGGCCTTGTATCCGGAAATTATTCCTTGCTCTTCGAGTTTTGTAACTCTGTTATGAATGGCAGGTCTGGACAAATTTAAGCGTTTTGATAATTCTTCATGCGAAATTCTGCCTTCTTTTTCAATATTTTCAATTATAAGCATATCCAATGAATCCATTTTATTACCTCTTAAACCAATTAATAATTTTATATTGGAACAAATCTAACATTGTTTTAATATAGCATATCGGAACATGGTTTGCAAATTTTTTTTTATAAACAATACGTAATAAACTTATATACATGTACAGAAATACACCTTTTAAACATTTGACAATTTTGCAAAATTATAATATAATTTAAGTATTGAAATACGCCTATAGACATGAGATATGAGGGGGCAGATTTTAGTGTAGTTTTTGTACACTGAAATTTGTCCTTATTTTTTTAAAAAATATTAAATTTAGGAGGTAAAAATGAGCAAAGTAATAATTACGGGAAATACTTTAACTCTTGAAGAGGTGGCAGCTGTTTGCAGGAATTTCTATGAGGTTGAATTATCAAAATCGGCAGTTGATAAAATAATTGCATCAAGAAAAATAGTGGATGAGTTTGTTGAAAACGAAGATGTTGTCTACGGCATAACAACGGGTTTTGGGAAGTTTAGCGATGTTTCAATTTCAAAAGAAGAATCGAAGCTTCTTCAAAAAAATCTTATTGTGAC
Above is a window of Sedimentibacter sp. MB35-C1 DNA encoding:
- a CDS encoding Lrp/AsnC family transcriptional regulator; the encoded protein is MDSLDMLIIENIEKEGRISHEELSKRLNLSRPAIHNRVTKLEEQGIISGYKAEINWSMLGYKTNAMISLRVRTTNYDKFLEQLKNLKIADLIIEECHIVTGTWCILMKVRCISPLGLKSLQDELHKIDCIKETSTSLILTSVYN